A region of the Thermodesulfobacteriota bacterium genome:
GCAGCACCTCGAAGCCGTCCCGGCGAAGCGCCGCGACGACGCTCCGGAGACTGTCCGCGTCGTCGTCGAAGACGAAGACCCGTCCGTGCCCGGTCATCGGCCGGTCCCCGCGGGGAGCGCCAGAGGGAGACGCCCAGGGAACATGGCGCGGAACTGCGCCTCGAAGGGCAGGGAGACGGTCACCGTCGTGCCGGCCCCCTCCCGGCTGCGGAGCGAGATCTTCCCCCCGTGCTGGTGGATGATCTGCCGGACGATGGGCAGCCCCAGCCCGCTTCCGTCCCGGCGCGTGGTGTAGAAGATCCGGAAGATGTGCCTGCGTTCGTTCCGGGAAATGCCGCGGCCGTTGTCCTGGATCCGCACGAACGGGCGGCCGCCCCGCACGCCGGTGGCCACGCGAATCTCCTTCTCCTCCTTGTCCAGCGCCTCCTGCGCGTTCAGGAGCAGGTTCAGCAGCGCCTGCTTGAGCTGTTTGTCGTCCGCCAGCAGCGGCAGCGGCGAGGCGTGGTAACGGACCTTCAGGGAGATTCCGTGGTAGGCGAAGTCGACGTCGAGGAAGCGCAGCACCTCCGCGACGACCCGGTTCAGGTCGGCGAGCGAAAGCTCCATCGCCGGCGGCCGCGCGAACCGCAGGAAGCCCGAGAGGGTGTCGTTCAGCCGCTGCGTCACCTTCATGTTGGCCCGGACGAGGGAGAGAAGCTCCTCCTTCTGGGGAACGGAAGATTCCGGCAGCTCGGCGAGCATCTCCTCGAGGAGCTGGCTGTTGATGTAGAGGGAATTCAGCGGGTTGCGGATCTCGTGGGCCAGGCCCGCCGCAACCGCGCCCAGGTCGGCGATCTTTTTCCGCGTTTTCGTGGCCGGCACGGGTAAATATTACATCAAAAAACCTAAATATCGGCACACAGCCGACTTTATCTTAATAGCACTAGAAGAACTCAACAACCAGTTCGGGGGCAAATGCCGGATT
Encoded here:
- a CDS encoding HAMP domain-containing sensor histidine kinase, translated to MPATKTRKKIADLGAVAAGLAHEIRNPLNSLYINSQLLEEMLAELPESSVPQKEELLSLVRANMKVTQRLNDTLSGFLRFARPPAMELSLADLNRVVAEVLRFLDVDFAYHGISLKVRYHASPLPLLADDKQLKQALLNLLLNAQEALDKEEKEIRVATGVRGGRPFVRIQDNGRGISRNERRHIFRIFYTTRRDGSGLGLPIVRQIIHQHGGKISLRSREGAGTTVTVSLPFEAQFRAMFPGRLPLALPAGTGR